A stretch of Mus caroli chromosome 5, CAROLI_EIJ_v1.1, whole genome shotgun sequence DNA encodes these proteins:
- the Sumf2 gene encoding inactive C-alpha-formylglycine-generating enzyme 2 isoform X2, with translation MRSEFWFPSMGSLLPPVLLLWLLSCPRLQLGHAQDPAMVHLPGGRFLMGTDAPDGRDGEGPAREVTVKPFAIDIFPVTNKDFRYFQFFGAGAVHWWQPVPKAFWRQPAGPGSGIREKLELPVVHVSWNDAGAYCAWRGRRLPTEEEWEFAARGGLKGQVYPWGNRFQPNRTNLWQGKFPKGDKAEDGFHGLSPVNAFPPQNNYGLYDLMGNVWEWTASTYQPAAQDMRVLRGASWIDTADGSANHRARVTTRMGNTPDSASDNLGFRCASSAGRPKEDL, from the exons ATGCGTTCTGAGTTCTGGTTCCCCAGCATGGGTTCCCTGCTCCCTCCGGTGTtgctgctgtggctcctgtcctGCCCCAGGCTTCAGCTCG GACATGCCCAGGATCCTGCCATGGTGCATCTGCCAGGTGGCCGGTTTCTGATGGGGACAGATGCTCCAGATGGCAGAGACGGTGAAGGGCCTGCCCGGGAAGTGACAGTAAAACCCTTTGCCATCGACATATTTCCAGTCACCAATAAAGACTTCAGGTATTTCCAGTTTTTCGGTGCAGGG GCTGTTCACTGGTGGCAACCAGTGCCAAAGGCATTTTGGAGGCAG CCTGCAGGTCCCGGCTCTGGCATCCGAGAGAAACTGGAGCTTCCCGTGGTACACGTGAGCTGGAACGACGCTGGTGCTTACTGCGCATGGCGGGGGAGACGCTTGCCcacagaggaggagtgggagtTTGCAGCCCGAGGGGGCTTGAAGG GTCAGGTTTATCCATGGGGGAACCGGTTCCAGCCAAACCGCACCAACTTGTGGCAG GGAAAGTTCCCCAAAGGTGACAAAGCTGAAGATGGTTTTCATGGACTGTCACCAGTGAACGCTTTCCCCCCACAGAACAACTACG GACTATATGACCTCATGGGCAATGTGTGGGAATGGACAGCGTCCACATACCAACCTGCTGCCCAGGACATGCGTGTCCTCCGGGGGGCATCATGGATCGACACCGCAGACGGCTCCGCTAATCACAGGGCTCGGGTCACCACCAG
- the Sumf2 gene encoding inactive C-alpha-formylglycine-generating enzyme 2 isoform X1, with protein sequence MRSEFWFPSMGSLLPPVLLLWLLSCPRLQLGHAQDPAMVHLPGGRFLMGTDAPDGRDGEGPAREVTVKPFAIDIFPVTNKDFRYFQFFGAGAVHWWQPVPKAFWRQPFPRSQKPVSLRPVCQPAGPGSGIREKLELPVVHVSWNDAGAYCAWRGRRLPTEEEWEFAARGGLKGQVYPWGNRFQPNRTNLWQGKFPKGDKAEDGFHGLSPVNAFPPQNNYGLYDLMGNVWEWTASTYQPAAQDMRVLRGASWIDTADGSANHRARVTTRMGNTPDSASDNLGFRCASSAGRPKEDL encoded by the exons ATGCGTTCTGAGTTCTGGTTCCCCAGCATGGGTTCCCTGCTCCCTCCGGTGTtgctgctgtggctcctgtcctGCCCCAGGCTTCAGCTCG GACATGCCCAGGATCCTGCCATGGTGCATCTGCCAGGTGGCCGGTTTCTGATGGGGACAGATGCTCCAGATGGCAGAGACGGTGAAGGGCCTGCCCGGGAAGTGACAGTAAAACCCTTTGCCATCGACATATTTCCAGTCACCAATAAAGACTTCAGGTATTTCCAGTTTTTCGGTGCAGGG GCTGTTCACTGGTGGCAACCAGTGCCAAAGGCATTTTGGAGGCAG cctttccctaGATCCCAGAAGCCTGTCTCACTTCGCCCTGTCTGTCAGCCTGCAGGTCCCGGCTCTGGCATCCGAGAGAAACTGGAGCTTCCCGTGGTACACGTGAGCTGGAACGACGCTGGTGCTTACTGCGCATGGCGGGGGAGACGCTTGCCcacagaggaggagtgggagtTTGCAGCCCGAGGGGGCTTGAAGG GTCAGGTTTATCCATGGGGGAACCGGTTCCAGCCAAACCGCACCAACTTGTGGCAG GGAAAGTTCCCCAAAGGTGACAAAGCTGAAGATGGTTTTCATGGACTGTCACCAGTGAACGCTTTCCCCCCACAGAACAACTACG GACTATATGACCTCATGGGCAATGTGTGGGAATGGACAGCGTCCACATACCAACCTGCTGCCCAGGACATGCGTGTCCTCCGGGGGGCATCATGGATCGACACCGCAGACGGCTCCGCTAATCACAGGGCTCGGGTCACCACCAG